Sequence from the Streptomyces sp. NBC_00358 genome:
GGACACCTCCGTCATGAACGTGTCCATCAGCCAGTTGGTCGAGGACTTCGACACCGAGGTCACCGCCATCCAGGCCGTCATCACGCTCTACGCCCTGGTCATGGCGGCGTTCATGGCCACCGGCGGGAGGCTCGGTGACATCCTCGGACGCCGTCGCCTGTTCATCATGGGGCTGATGGTCTACGGCGTCGGGTCCGCCCTGACCGCCGTCGCTCCCACCGTCTGGGTTCTCGCGCTCGGCTGGTCGGTCATCGAGGGGCTCGGTGCCGCGATGGTGCTGCCGGCCATGGCGGCCCTCGTGGCGGAGGCCTACCGAGGACGGGACCGGGCCGTCGCCTACGGCGTCATCGGCGGGCTCGCCGGAGCGGGTATCGCGGTCGGACCGCTGCTGGGCGGCTATGTGACGACGTACCTCACCTGGCGCCTGGTCTTCGCGGGCGAGGTCGTGGTCGTCGTCGCGATGCTCCTGTGCCGCCGGGCGATCACCGAATCGCCCCGGCCCGATCCCCGCCCCCGACTGGACGGCGTGGGCTCCGCCCTGTCCGCGGCCGGACTGGGCCTGGGCGTGCTCGGTGTTCTCCAGAGCGGTTCCTGGGGGTGGGTGCAGCCCCGCAACCCGCCTTTCACGATCTTCGGATTCGCTCCGACGCTGTTCGTCGTCGCCGCGGGCGTGCTCGTCCTGGCCGTCTTCGCCAAGTGGGAACGCCGGCGCGAGGAGCACGGCGCCGACCCTCTGATCCATCTGTCACTGCTGCACAAACTCCCCCTGCGCTCCGGTCTGCTGACGCTGCTCAGCCAGAACCTCATCCTGCTGGGACTGTTCTTCGCCATCCCGCTGTATCTCCAGGTAGTGCAGGGCTTCGACGCCTTCCAGACGGGGCTGCGGCTGCTGCCGGTGTCCGTCACCATGCTGCTGGCGTCCGTACTGGCGTCCAGGCTGGGGCGGGTGATGGGTCCGCGCCAGGTGGTCAGACTCGCCCTGCTGACCCTGCTCGGAGCCATCGCGTGGCTGCTGGCCAGTATCAAGCCGGCCATCGACGACGCCCAGTTCGCCGGGGCCATGGCCCTGCTGGGCGTCGGCATGGGCCTGCTGGCCTCGCAGTTGGGCAACGTGGTGCAGTCCAGCGTCGGCGAGCAGGAGCGCAGCGAGGTCGGCGGCCTCCAGTTCACCGCCCAGAATCTGGGCTCCGCGCTGGGTACGGCACTCATCGGATCGATCCTCATCGGCGCCCTGGCGCAGGCCTTCACCACCCAGGTGGCGAAGAACCCGGATGTGTCGCAGGAGGCGCGCCAACAGACCGGCGTCGCGCTCGAAGCGGGCATCAGTTTCGTCCCCACCGACGAGGTGCGCTCGGCGGCCGAGGAGGCCGGGCTGCCGCCGGCCGAAGTGGCCGCCGTCACGGACTCCTACGCGACGGCGCAGCTCAACGGGCTGAAGGCGGCGATCCTCGCCGCCGGCGGCATCACGCTCGCCAGCTTCCTGGTCACGACGCATCTGCCGACAGGGCGGACGGGCCGGCGGAAGTCCACCGGCACGGGCACCCCGGCCGGCTCACTCGGACAGGAGTGAGCACGCGAGGGTCGCGGCTCGGGCCGGCGGCTCGGGCCGAGGTTCACCTGTTGCGGGTGAGGGCGGACGGGGCGGGGCGCCGGATGATCGTAGGGAAGGGCCGTCCGCCTGCCCCAGGCCGCCCGCCGGGGGGAGCCCCACATGCACTACGAGATCCGTGTCGAGGGACATCTGTCGGAGACGCTGTCCGAGGCGTTCCCGGAGATGGAACACGTGCTGATTTCCGGCCAGACCATCCTGTTCGGCCCGGTCGTCGACGAGGCACACCTGTACGGGCTGCTGGCCCGCTGCCGGTCGCTCGGGCTGCGGGTCGTGGAGATGCGCCAACTGCCGGAACAGCCTTGAGGATCACCCGCCGGGGGTGACCCGCCGGACGCGGGCGCACGGGAGGCTGGAAGCCGGGAATCCACCCACCGTCCCGTCGGCGGTCCGGCAATGGTCCGCTCGACCGCGTGAGGAGGAGCCATGACCGATTCGCATGGTCCGGCACCGCACACCGGACCCGAACCCGGGCCCGGGGGCTCGGCGTCCGCGCCCCCGGGAGACCCCGCGGTACTGCTGGACCGCGTCGGCGCGTCCTGGACCTGGCTCCTCGGCTCGGCCGTGGCGACGCTGATCCCCGGCATCCTGGTCCTGGTCTGGCCGGAGGAGACCCTGCACATTCTGGCGGTCCTCCTCGGTCTGTATCTGCTCGTGATCGGCGTGTTCCGTTTCGTGTCGGTCTTCGGCCACCGGGAGCAGGGAAGCCGCTTCGCCGCCCTGCTCATCTCGGTGCTCTATGTGCTGGCAGGCGTCCTGTGTCTGCGCAATCCGATGCAGACCATCGCCGCGCTGTCCCTGATCCTCGGTGTCGTCTGGCTCGTGTCCGGCGTGCTCACCGGGTACACGGCCCTCGCCAGCAGGGACCTGCCGCACCGGGGCTTCGTCCTGTGCGGTGCGGCGATCGGCATCATCGCGGGCATCGTGGTGCTGGCCCTGCCGACCGAGTCGGCCCGTGCCCTGACCCGGCTGCTCGGTCTGTG
This genomic interval carries:
- a CDS encoding HdeD family acid-resistance protein, which gives rise to MTDSHGPAPHTGPEPGPGGSASAPPGDPAVLLDRVGASWTWLLGSAVATLIPGILVLVWPEETLHILAVLLGLYLLVIGVFRFVSVFGHREQGSRFAALLISVLYVLAGVLCLRNPMQTIAALSLILGVVWLVSGVLTGYTALASRDLPHRGFVLCGAAIGIIAGIVVLALPTESARALTRLLGLWMVLIGLVELAVAFAWRAALRRAVSVGPRDPASPY
- a CDS encoding MFS transporter; its protein translation is MKHWRALMVLGTAQFLMVLDTSVMNVSISQLVEDFDTEVTAIQAVITLYALVMAAFMATGGRLGDILGRRRLFIMGLMVYGVGSALTAVAPTVWVLALGWSVIEGLGAAMVLPAMAALVAEAYRGRDRAVAYGVIGGLAGAGIAVGPLLGGYVTTYLTWRLVFAGEVVVVVAMLLCRRAITESPRPDPRPRLDGVGSALSAAGLGLGVLGVLQSGSWGWVQPRNPPFTIFGFAPTLFVVAAGVLVLAVFAKWERRREEHGADPLIHLSLLHKLPLRSGLLTLLSQNLILLGLFFAIPLYLQVVQGFDAFQTGLRLLPVSVTMLLASVLASRLGRVMGPRQVVRLALLTLLGAIAWLLASIKPAIDDAQFAGAMALLGVGMGLLASQLGNVVQSSVGEQERSEVGGLQFTAQNLGSALGTALIGSILIGALAQAFTTQVAKNPDVSQEARQQTGVALEAGISFVPTDEVRSAAEEAGLPPAEVAAVTDSYATAQLNGLKAAILAAGGITLASFLVTTHLPTGRTGRRKSTGTGTPAGSLGQE